The window GCGTAAAGAATCTCAAGACGCGGATCAAAGTCCGTAGCGACCGACATACAGGCCATATCTACGGTACCGCGGATCATCTCTTCCATAACAAGGGTGTAATTGCCAAGCTGGCTGGCTGGGTAGACCTTTACCTCAACGCGGCCTTTCGTGCCTTCGTTGATCTCCTTAGCCATCTGTTCCATCATCTTAGTCGCCATATGATCCGGCGGCGACTGACCGGCGAAACGGAACACTGTTGGCGCGGCAGTCGCTGGACTTATCATAGCTACAAACAGGAACATTACTGCAAACATAAGTGCAAATTTCTTCACGAAAAACTCTCCCTTCAGAATCGAACCTTTTTGAGACTCTGCTTAGTTTTTGTTTCAAAAGAAAAAGCGCTTACATTACACGTAGCCTTAAGAACTTTCCTCCTTTTTCAGCGTAAAATATGCAATGTGTAAACAAGTAAAAAAATGCAGTTGCTAGGAAATAAATTACAACAAACATCTTATTTAGTCAATCTTTTTTACACACTGCTCTGCCGCGTCTGATTTTCACCCGTGTTTCATCAAGTAAAATGTAATTTAAGTTACTTGCAACACTGTATCAAATACAGACGTAAGATTTATATCCTCTATTTTTCTGTCAATGTGCAAAAAACGCTTACAACAAGCCCAAAATCAATCTATATCAAATATACGGGGCACCTCTATTTTATAAGCATAACATTGGCTATGTTGTAAAACTCAAAACATCTTTTTCTTAAAATCTGATATATCAACGGACAAAATCTCTGCTGTTTTATTAAAATATAAATTAAATTTTATTTTTATAATTAACATCAGCGCAGAAAGAATGCTCCGAATATTCCAAATATTATCAGCATCGTCGCCGGATTTTCTTTAAAGAACTTACTGAATTTAATAAGTCCGACCCCCACGGCAAAGAGAGCGATCGCCACAGCGCCGTTATTCCATGTCGAGGTAAAGGGCGAGATGATCGAAAGGGTCAAAAGTCCGGCAACAACCGGGCGAAGCATCAATTTAAAGTTTTTGCTCTTCTCCGGGCTCACGCGCTGCAGCAGAAACAGGATTATGGAAAGCGCCATAAGCGGCGCTGCGACAAGGGCGAGCGTAGAGGCGAAGGATCCCCAGAAACCGGCCTGCTGGTAACCGGCGAAGGTCGCGGCGTTGATTGCTATTGGGCCAGGAGTGACCTGTGATACCGCCACCATCTGATTGAATTCCTCAACGCCCATCCAGCCGTTTTTCGTCACGAGCTGGTATTCTATCAGCGGCAGTGTAGAAAGACCGCCGCCAAAGGCGGTTATCCCAATCTGCATAAAGGCAAAGATTAACTGCGGTATACTCGTCATTTTAACGTGACCTTTTCATGGATGAACTGCATCGCGATGACCGCGGCCATAACAAGCAGCGGGTGCAGATTAAGAACGCCGATCAGCGAAATCACAAGCAGATATGGGACAAGGTTCCACCATTTTCCAAGGAGGGCGTTTTTAACATTATCAATAATAACAAGGATAATTATTGCGCTAGTACCAGCGAGGACGCCGCGGAAAAACCCCTTGACCGCCGGCACGTCGGAATACTTTATTATAAATGGAGAGAGGAAGAGTATTATAAGGAACGGCGGCAGTATAGCGCCCGCAACGGCGACGAAGCTGCCGATAAGCCCGCGGTAATGGCGTCCCATGAGCCAGGAGATGGAGACGGCGATGGGGCCAGGCATCGAAGCCGCGAGGCTGACCATGTCGGCAAAGACCTCCGGGTCGATGTCACGCCGCTTCTCCTCCTCCAGCTGAACCATGCCGAGGATCACGATACCGCCACCGAAGGTAACGGCGCTTATTCTAAAAAAGAAGACAAAAAGTTCAAGCAAGCTCATATTTCAAAACTCCAAATACCTTTATTGTTTCTTTTATACGATACCATAAAAAACCAATAACGACCAATTATTTTCCTACGTCTCATAGATATATCAGATGATATATCATAAACAAAAAAAATACAAATTTTTTCTCTATATTTTTCCGCCCTGTTACAAAAATATTTTATGGCTTAGAATCATTGCATATAGCAATACCAAGCTTTGAGGAGGCAATACCTGAATGAAGATAAAAAAGGCGCTTATCTGCGCGCTGGCGATTGCGATAATCCCGGCGGCGCAATCATTTGCTGGAGAACGGGAGATGGCGGCCGCGCGCGAGATCGGATCTCTCCTCCGCGAAGAACTTTCGCCGGAACACGTAGAGGTCATCGTCGCCGACGATGGGAAACGGGCCTGGATAGAGTGTGCCGGCGCCGTTATATCAGGAATCAGAATAGAATCGATGAAGCTTGACGCCGAACTTGCGGAGCTGCCGGCCAATATCCAAGACGGCGGCATGGAGCTTTCACACCGCATCACGTCATCGCGCGGCGAAATAGTACTAAGAGAACGAGACGTAAACGACTATTTCGCCTCCGGAAAGAGCACGGGCGGCTTTTCTGAGCTGCGTTTCAAATTTTCTCCTCAAGGCTACAGCGCCGAGGGAAAATTTGAAGCAGACGTGGTAATAATAAAGATAAATCTCGATTTGAAGGCGAAGGGACGGCTGGGACTGAAGCAGGACGGGGTATACCTCGAAGATACGGTGATCTACGCTGAGGGCATAAAACAGCCGGAAAATATCACCGAGCTGGTGACCGGCAGGGTTAATCCGCTGCTTCCTTTCTCCAAGATACCTTTTCCCGTCAGCTTCAGCAGCATGACGATGAAAAACGGCGAAGCGCTGCTGACCGGAGAACCCAAAAAGATAGATGTAGGCAGCGTCTGGCGCTGGAACCGCTGATATTAAGCTTACATTATTTACGTAAACGACAAAAAAAGAGGCTGCCTATCTTCAATGGATATCAACAGCCTCTTTTTCCATATT is drawn from Cloacibacillus porcorum and contains these coding sequences:
- a CDS encoding chromate transporter translates to MTSIPQLIFAFMQIGITAFGGGLSTLPLIEYQLVTKNGWMGVEEFNQMVAVSQVTPGPIAINAATFAGYQQAGFWGSFASTLALVAAPLMALSIILFLLQRVSPEKSKNFKLMLRPVVAGLLTLSIISPFTSTWNNGAVAIALFAVGVGLIKFSKFFKENPATMLIIFGIFGAFFLR
- a CDS encoding chromate transporter; its protein translation is MSLLELFVFFFRISAVTFGGGIVILGMVQLEEEKRRDIDPEVFADMVSLAASMPGPIAVSISWLMGRHYRGLIGSFVAVAGAILPPFLIILFLSPFIIKYSDVPAVKGFFRGVLAGTSAIIILVIIDNVKNALLGKWWNLVPYLLVISLIGVLNLHPLLVMAAVIAMQFIHEKVTLK
- a CDS encoding LmeA family phospholipid-binding protein, whose protein sequence is MKIKKALICALAIAIIPAAQSFAGEREMAAAREIGSLLREELSPEHVEVIVADDGKRAWIECAGAVISGIRIESMKLDAELAELPANIQDGGMELSHRITSSRGEIVLRERDVNDYFASGKSTGGFSELRFKFSPQGYSAEGKFEADVVIIKINLDLKAKGRLGLKQDGVYLEDTVIYAEGIKQPENITELVTGRVNPLLPFSKIPFPVSFSSMTMKNGEALLTGEPKKIDVGSVWRWNR